ACCTTTATTTTTCAGCTCTTCGAACGCCTGTTCAGCGAACCTGACACCAACAAGGGTGTCCATGCTGCCATGGATAAAATAGGTCGGGGGGAAGGAAGACGAAAATAATCTGGATGGATCTATGGCGCCATAGTTGCCATCGGGTTGAATTGAAGACAACCAAGATCCTTTCTTGAACGCAGTGAATAGCCAGGCGACGCGGTAGTTACTAAAGTCAGGTCCATTTGGGCCGCCGGGGGGAGTCGCTGCACTTGGAGCAGGAACGTCGTCTAGAACCCTGTCCAGGAGTGTTTGCTGGAAATCTGGAATCTTGGCGAATGCAGGGTTTGGAGTGTGGTAGAACTCGTCATCAAGATGCTTCAGGCCGAAGATGTCGAGAATCGCCAGGGGTTTCTGTGGAAGCGACGcctattttagattattaggagaggagagaagcgGAGGGACAAGGAGTTTACGGGAAACCTACCATCAGAAGGGCTAGGGTACCCCCGGCAGAGTGGCCCAGGGTCACTACCTTGCTGCCATCCAGGTGGATGTTGGCATCTTCCACCAGGATATTCGGTAACTCCCCTTGAGACCACAGATAACTATCTTTTGCATCCTGAACAGGACCTTCCTGGGCAGAGATTGTTGGGCCAAGCCGATAGTTTGGTGAGACAACTGCGCCAAACCCTAGCTCAAGGAGTTTCTCTATGTAGTAGGGTGAGAGCATGTCTTTATGGCCAAGTACCCAGTTGCCTCCATGGAAGTAGTGTGCTTCTTAGATTAGTATCGTCGAGTAACCCATACATCGCATGTGAGACTCACCGATGGGCTTGGGTGTGTCTGAACCCCCTGGTTTGTACCAGACGCTTGCCACCAAGGGCTCGCCTCCTTCGACCTCTTTGTAAACGTACTCTTTGCGGCTCATGGTGGTTTATCGGCAATGAAAATACGAATAACCAAATTAATGCAGCACCTGGACAGGAACCATAGAGATCTGAAGAGTTGTTTCTGCTACTTGTGGCTGAACGAATGTACTAACCAAATGTATTGCTTCCCTGTTGAAGTACCGTGAATTCCTCAAGTGTCAGATATGGAGTGGCACAAGGCGGAATTCCCGCGGAAGAGATGCTCTACGAGGGAATGTAGCTGCAGGCGCTACCGAGACGCCCAGGTGCAGTCATCCCACAGGCAGgacaagctgcagccatTAGTAGACTTGACTCGAGTCTCCATCTTGGTGGTCTCGAAACGGAATGCTCCGCGGAACGCTAACACCGACCGCGATGCGAAACCAGCTAGTTACACGCAATCACTGGAAAACGAGCTTCGCTCTTCTTGCAGGAAAGCTGGTTGTAAAGAGTCTACGAACATAACCGGTTCATCCGCCTGCGCAGTTTACCCGGATCCTTCGCCACACCGGTAGCACACTTAGCTCACTGACTTAACTGGACTCTAATCCCGGTCGCTCACGCTCAGCCAGAGGTTTTTACAACAATGCCATATAACCCAGGTATCGGGTTTCCTAGGGTTTGCTCGGCGTCCGGGTCCCAACCGTGAGGTTTGCATGGCATCATTATTGGCCGTTGCCCGAGCCTGCCGTTGATTTTAACTAGCCCATCATCACCCTGACCTTCTTTGGCGTGGGATATACCGAGGACTATCAATTTGTTATCGATCGGTTCCTCAAAGTAGCGAAGCCTTTATTCGACAGCGTCACCAAGTGCGAGAGGTGTTCCCATAACGCAACTATGGCCCGAGCTCGCTGGAGAAGTACGATCCGGATTAGCTGTTCAGCCAGCACGTCCCGATCGAGCCGGACGATCGCCAGGCGTCCTTGTGAGATCTGACTCGCAGCATTGGGGGACACTACGGTATCCCAGCCGCAGTATGTGGACTTGCGGTATAGCTTCAGCAATCGCATCTGTTCCTCCGTTGGTACACATTGAGGCCCTTCTGTACCATGATTTGATCCATAAAACTCGTCTTCATTCCTTGTGGAGCTCCTGGACTGCTTGAGAAATCCATACCCCACATTATATAAACTACACTGTAATCTTGTTAGCTATTTAGATTCGCCAAATTGCTGATACGCATGATTAGTAAGCGGAACTTAACTAACTTAACTAGGTTAGTTACTTCAGAGTAGTTAGttaacgtaaatcccgggcggtaggtgcgtcccgggcggaaggtagtttttgcacccgcctattgctatacaaactttc
This is a stretch of genomic DNA from Aspergillus puulaauensis MK2 DNA, chromosome 8, nearly complete sequence. It encodes these proteins:
- a CDS encoding alpha/beta hydrolase (CAZy:CE10;~COG:I;~EggNog:ENOG410PX2D;~InterPro:IPR029058,IPR013094;~PFAM:PF02129;~go_function: GO:0016787 - hydrolase activity [Evidence IEA]), with product MSRKEYVYKEVEGGEPLVASVWYKPGGSDTPKPIAHYFHGGNWVLGHKDMLSPYYIEKLLELGFGAVVSPNYRLGPTISAQEGPVQDAKDSYLWSQGELPNILVEDANIHLDGSKVVTLGHSAGGTLALLMASLPQKPLAILDIFGLKHLDDEFYHTPNPAFAKIPDFQQTLLDRVLDDVPAPSAATPPGGPNGPDFSNYRVAWLFTAFKKGSWLSSIQPDGNYGAIDPSRLFSSSFPPTYFIHGSMDTLVGVRFAEQAFEELKNKGVKTKLVIEEAPHGFDVGSKPGEHRYNVITDGFKFLASHAT